One Thermococcus kodakarensis KOD1 genomic window carries:
- a CDS encoding DHH family phosphoesterase, translating into MVVKDCPECHGTGKVKVGEKECPVCEGWGYVPADFKIGDKLKGYRNLDHLGVEDEVDEIPCPECHGKGTVPVYDTCPTCGGTGKVLACDICGKIKGPWEPGMETTWVCPDCLRKYKVVYILDKTCDYEDVEVGSLYKGTIDRVERFGVFVKLNPHVTGLIKRKDLLGGREYKPGDEIVVQVLDVRPDKREVDLIESALKHYKTVVVRKELPVTPIAELSKDMAGKTVRIQGRITQVQVTGGPTVFTITDGTGITWVAAFEAPGVRAYPNINVGDIVEVIGKVAFHSGEIQIEASDMARLWGPDAARVKQQIEAELDRRAQPEDVGFLVESEVLEKLKPKIMKAAFMIRRAILEGRPILLRHHADADGYTSGLALEYAIVPLIEKISPDPQARWKLFKRRPSRAPFYELEDVLKDIIFMVEDHEKFGDPLPLVVIVDNGGTSEDIPAYKRIRAYGVPIVVIDHHDPREWVSEDKAKVDDYVDVHVNPHHVKRGYYELTAGMLATEVARFINPEVEDKIKHLPAIAGTGDKSKAPEFYQYLEIAKKAKGLTEEDLKKIAEVIDHEAYFWKFMDGHGIIDEILLLTGNLQRHRELINAIYPEVKEKQEKALRASLPHVKSVVLPNGVRFNTIDVELFAPKFSYPSPGKLSGLIHDHFKEKYGEDSPILTLAYGPDFAVVRASDGMAAYGFDLNEIIPKLQEKLPSAGIEGGGHSYAGSIKFFEGMRKEVLEEFAKEVVKLKKIS; encoded by the coding sequence ATGGTTGTGAAAGACTGTCCCGAATGCCACGGAACGGGCAAAGTAAAAGTTGGCGAGAAGGAGTGCCCCGTTTGCGAGGGCTGGGGATACGTTCCAGCTGACTTTAAGATTGGAGACAAACTCAAGGGTTACAGAAACCTAGATCACCTTGGAGTTGAGGATGAAGTTGACGAGATACCCTGCCCTGAGTGCCATGGGAAGGGTACTGTTCCAGTTTACGACACCTGCCCGACCTGCGGGGGAACTGGGAAAGTTCTAGCCTGCGACATCTGTGGAAAGATAAAAGGCCCCTGGGAGCCGGGCATGGAGACAACGTGGGTTTGTCCTGACTGTCTGAGGAAATACAAGGTCGTTTACATCCTCGATAAGACATGTGATTATGAAGACGTTGAAGTTGGTAGCCTGTACAAGGGCACGATTGACAGGGTGGAGCGCTTCGGCGTCTTCGTCAAGCTCAACCCACACGTTACGGGTCTCATCAAGAGGAAAGACCTCCTCGGTGGAAGGGAGTACAAGCCCGGCGACGAGATAGTCGTGCAGGTTCTCGACGTGAGACCCGACAAGAGGGAGGTCGACCTCATAGAGTCTGCCCTCAAGCACTACAAGACGGTCGTTGTTAGGAAGGAGCTTCCGGTCACTCCGATAGCCGAGCTGAGCAAGGACATGGCGGGTAAGACCGTCAGGATACAGGGAAGAATCACCCAAGTTCAGGTAACCGGCGGGCCGACGGTCTTCACGATAACCGACGGAACTGGGATAACCTGGGTAGCGGCCTTTGAGGCGCCCGGAGTCAGGGCTTACCCGAACATCAACGTTGGGGACATAGTTGAGGTCATCGGTAAGGTTGCCTTCCACTCGGGCGAGATACAGATCGAAGCCAGCGACATGGCGAGGCTCTGGGGCCCGGATGCAGCGAGGGTGAAGCAACAGATAGAGGCCGAGCTCGACAGGAGGGCACAGCCGGAAGACGTTGGTTTCCTGGTGGAGAGCGAGGTTCTTGAGAAGCTCAAGCCGAAGATAATGAAGGCCGCCTTCATGATAAGGAGGGCAATCCTGGAGGGAAGGCCGATACTCCTGAGGCATCACGCCGATGCCGATGGCTATACATCCGGCCTGGCCCTTGAGTACGCTATAGTCCCCCTCATCGAGAAGATATCACCAGACCCGCAGGCGAGGTGGAAGCTCTTCAAGAGGAGACCGAGCAGGGCACCCTTCTACGAGCTGGAGGATGTTCTTAAGGACATTATCTTCATGGTCGAAGACCACGAGAAGTTCGGCGACCCGCTCCCGCTGGTTGTTATAGTTGACAACGGTGGAACAAGCGAAGACATTCCAGCTTACAAGCGCATTCGCGCCTACGGCGTCCCGATAGTGGTCATAGACCACCACGACCCGCGCGAGTGGGTGAGCGAAGACAAAGCCAAGGTTGATGACTACGTCGATGTTCACGTCAACCCGCACCACGTCAAGCGCGGCTACTACGAGCTAACGGCCGGAATGCTCGCCACCGAAGTGGCGCGCTTCATCAATCCAGAAGTAGAGGACAAGATAAAGCACCTTCCTGCGATAGCTGGAACGGGCGACAAGAGCAAGGCCCCGGAGTTCTACCAGTATCTCGAGATAGCGAAGAAGGCGAAGGGCCTCACGGAGGAAGACCTGAAGAAGATAGCCGAGGTCATCGACCACGAGGCCTACTTCTGGAAGTTCATGGACGGACACGGCATTATCGATGAAATACTCCTCCTGACCGGCAACCTCCAGAGGCACCGCGAGCTCATCAATGCCATCTATCCCGAGGTCAAGGAGAAGCAGGAGAAGGCACTGAGGGCCTCCCTGCCGCACGTCAAGAGCGTTGTCCTGCCGAACGGGGTAAGGTTCAACACTATAGATGTGGAGCTGTTCGCGCCGAAGTTCAGCTATCCGTCTCCAGGCAAGCTCTCTGGATTAATCCACGACCACTTCAAGGAGAAGTACGGTGAGGACTCGCCGATACTGACATTAGCCTACGGCCCAGACTTCGCGGTTGTCAGGGCCAGCGACGGTATGGCTGCCTACGGCTTTGACCTCAACGAGATAATTCCAAAGCTCCAGGAGAAGCTTCCGTCAGCCGGAATCGAGGGCGGCGGTCACAGCTACGCCGGCTCGATAAAGTTCTTCGAGGGCATGAGGAAGGAGGTTCTTGAGGAGTTCGCCAAGGAAGTCGTGAAGCTGAAGAAGATTTCCTGA